A region of Rhodoferax potami DNA encodes the following proteins:
- a CDS encoding ABC transporter ATP-binding protein: MNNTGISFRQVSKRYGGAHSPLVVNAIDFHVPKGTLTTILGPSGCGKTTTLRMIAGLESPTSGQIFIDGRDVTNLGPAERNVSMVFQSYALFPHMSVLENVSYGLNVSGVPKPEVSERSRAAMAIVGLEGYESRYPAELSGGQQQRVALARALVLEPSVLLFDEPLSNLDARLRRSMREEIRALQQRLKLTVAYVTHDQSEALAVSDQIIVMNGGQIAQAGSPRELYENPHTEFVAGFMGEAVLLNGQCLVNGSVELGPLTLSTPRRLNAGPVKVAIRPEAWSVHPGHSAGLQGTVSKAAYLGSFQELTVETVLGPIFVVASDAQGHWSPQDDVTLNISQRGVSIVAA; encoded by the coding sequence ATGAACAACACAGGCATTTCTTTCCGCCAAGTCTCCAAGCGCTACGGCGGCGCCCACAGCCCTTTGGTGGTCAACGCGATCGACTTTCATGTTCCTAAAGGAACGCTGACTACCATCCTCGGCCCGTCTGGCTGTGGCAAGACCACCACCCTTCGCATGATCGCGGGACTGGAGTCGCCCACCAGTGGGCAGATATTCATTGACGGTCGCGATGTCACCAACCTAGGACCCGCTGAGCGCAACGTGAGCATGGTCTTTCAGAGCTATGCCTTGTTCCCTCACATGTCGGTGCTAGAGAACGTGTCCTATGGGCTGAACGTGAGTGGCGTACCTAAGCCAGAGGTGAGTGAGCGCTCGCGTGCGGCGATGGCTATCGTAGGTTTGGAAGGGTACGAGAGTCGCTACCCAGCAGAACTATCAGGGGGGCAACAGCAACGCGTAGCCTTGGCTCGTGCACTAGTACTGGAACCGTCGGTACTCTTATTTGATGAGCCTCTGTCCAACCTGGACGCACGCTTGCGCCGATCGATGCGTGAAGAAATCAGGGCCCTGCAGCAGCGACTGAAACTAACAGTGGCCTATGTGACCCATGACCAGAGTGAAGCGCTAGCCGTCAGTGACCAGATCATTGTGATGAACGGAGGGCAAATAGCTCAGGCTGGAAGTCCGCGCGAACTTTACGAAAACCCTCACACTGAATTTGTTGCCGGCTTCATGGGCGAAGCGGTATTGCTCAATGGCCAGTGCTTAGTGAATGGCTCCGTGGAATTAGGCCCCTTGACGCTCTCAACACCTCGCCGCTTGAACGCAGGACCGGTGAAAGTGGCGATTCGCCCCGAAGCATGGTCCGTTCATCCCGGACACAGTGCAGGCCTGCAAGGCACCGTAAGCAAAGCGGCGTATCTCGGTAGCTTTCAGGAGTTAACTGTAGAGACCGTGCTGGGGCCTATCTTCGTCGTGGCCTCGGATGCGCAAGGCCATTGGTCCCCTCAGGACGATGTCACCTTGAACATCAGCCAGAGAGGCGTATCCATCGTCGCGGCTTGA
- a CDS encoding ABC transporter substrate-binding protein, giving the protein MKKTHLIAAACIALSQASVYAQSGSEVNIICSGQAPWCNMIAVTFEKSQGIKVNMTLKGSGEAVAQLMAEKANPKTDIFFGGTGDPHLVAAEQNLTQEYKSPLLPKLYDWAQKQAAQSGYKTVGIYSGPLGFGYNTELMAKKKLPIPKTWADLIKPEYKGEIQSANPSSSGTAYTMIATLVQLMGEDKAFDYLAKLHKNIAAYQRSGVGPIKAVARGEAAISISFVHDGPGEKAQGFPLETITPSDGTGAEIGSMSIVRGARNLEAAKKFYDWALTPGAQALGAATLQFQLPSNRETKVDPRVPDFRKIKMIDYDYAKYGQSR; this is encoded by the coding sequence ATGAAGAAAACCCACCTGATCGCCGCTGCATGTATCGCGCTCTCTCAAGCCAGCGTTTATGCCCAATCCGGCAGCGAGGTCAACATCATCTGCTCGGGCCAAGCGCCCTGGTGCAACATGATCGCCGTGACCTTCGAGAAGAGCCAGGGCATCAAGGTCAACATGACGCTCAAGGGCTCAGGTGAAGCCGTCGCCCAACTCATGGCCGAAAAAGCAAACCCCAAGACTGACATCTTTTTTGGAGGCACGGGCGACCCGCACTTGGTGGCTGCCGAACAAAACCTGACTCAGGAATACAAGTCACCCCTGCTTCCAAAGTTGTACGACTGGGCGCAAAAGCAAGCGGCACAGTCCGGCTACAAGACGGTGGGCATTTATTCCGGCCCTTTGGGTTTTGGATACAACACCGAGCTGATGGCCAAAAAGAAGCTACCCATCCCGAAGACGTGGGCTGATCTGATCAAGCCTGAGTACAAAGGCGAGATCCAGTCCGCCAACCCTTCCTCCAGTGGCACTGCGTACACCATGATTGCCACTCTCGTGCAGCTGATGGGCGAAGACAAGGCCTTTGACTATTTGGCCAAGCTTCACAAAAACATTGCCGCCTACCAACGATCTGGCGTAGGGCCCATCAAGGCCGTGGCACGTGGCGAAGCTGCGATCTCCATCAGCTTTGTGCACGATGGTCCCGGTGAAAAAGCCCAAGGCTTCCCCTTGGAGACCATCACACCGTCCGACGGCACAGGAGCGGAGATCGGCTCGATGTCCATCGTGCGCGGTGCGCGCAACCTGGAAGCGGCCAAGAAGTTTTATGACTGGGCTTTGACGCCGGGGGCACAGGCTCTGGGCGCTGCCACGCTGCAGTTCCAGCTGCCCTCCAACCGGGAAACCAAGGTGGATCCGCGCGTACCGGACTTCCGCAAGATCAAGATGATCGACTACGACTATGCCAAATACGGCCAGTCCCGCTAA
- a CDS encoding sensor histidine kinase, with amino-acid sequence MTQTNGKAAQSMRKQLWLMFVICTGMGGAIGAIGSTTPWLAVCVALAGAPALWWLAGHCLRPLQELTTTVASRQPQETTPLRHTPAVELEPIVRALNVQWQQQRDALEQQQRFIAEASHQLRTPLAVLKTQVQGVTSGELPATDTLPKMLRTLDRATDLANQLLSQAKVEQKVRHAQWSLVDMHQLASEVLVEFAPLIARKRLEVSLDAEPVRLKSDSWLIGELLRNLLANAIRQSAAGASLGVVIRQLPDEMELLVWDNAGGLDEAVRERLFQPFESASGGTGVGLGLSICKQIAVSMHATLDLYNRIQQGAVVGVDAVVRWPLPEHASPQGSAIPARSMPHVALSEATLRMPA; translated from the coding sequence ATGACCCAGACCAACGGCAAGGCCGCCCAGTCCATGCGGAAGCAGTTATGGCTGATGTTCGTGATCTGCACCGGAATGGGGGGAGCGATCGGCGCCATCGGATCCACGACACCGTGGCTTGCTGTCTGCGTGGCACTGGCTGGCGCACCAGCCCTGTGGTGGCTGGCGGGGCATTGTCTGCGGCCACTACAAGAACTAACGACCACCGTAGCTAGCCGTCAACCCCAGGAAACAACGCCCTTGAGACATACGCCGGCCGTAGAGTTGGAACCCATCGTGCGCGCCCTGAATGTGCAATGGCAACAACAACGGGATGCCTTGGAGCAACAGCAGCGCTTCATTGCGGAAGCCTCGCACCAGTTGCGTACGCCATTGGCGGTACTGAAAACCCAAGTGCAGGGTGTAACGTCCGGTGAACTGCCGGCCACTGACACCCTGCCCAAAATGCTGCGCACGCTGGACCGCGCGACAGATCTTGCGAACCAATTGCTGTCGCAGGCCAAAGTAGAGCAAAAAGTCCGGCACGCTCAGTGGAGCTTGGTGGATATGCATCAACTTGCCAGCGAAGTGCTGGTGGAGTTTGCTCCCTTGATTGCCCGCAAACGGCTGGAAGTGTCTTTGGACGCCGAACCCGTGCGACTGAAGAGCGACAGCTGGCTGATCGGTGAATTACTACGCAACCTTTTGGCCAATGCCATTCGCCAGTCTGCAGCCGGGGCCAGTCTGGGCGTGGTCATACGCCAACTGCCGGACGAGATGGAGCTCCTTGTTTGGGACAACGCAGGAGGGTTGGACGAAGCAGTTCGGGAGCGTTTGTTCCAACCATTCGAATCGGCCAGCGGAGGCACCGGAGTGGGCTTGGGTCTGTCGATCTGCAAGCAAATCGCTGTGTCCATGCACGCCACGCTGGACCTCTACAACCGTATCCAACAAGGCGCGGTAGTGGGCGTCGATGCTGTAGTCCGCTGGCCCCTGCCTGAACATGCCAGTCCGCAGGGATCTGCAATACCAGCTCGCTCCATGCCACATGTAGCCCTGTCGGAAGCCACCTTGAGGATGCCGGCATGA
- a CDS encoding response regulator, which produces MNVLLVENDLDLVDALGRVLASRGFKPVCCADGHEALAWMRKRNFDAVILDLSLPGLDGLDVLQRMRDLGLRLPVLVVTARASIGERVTGLTLGADDYLTKPFDTEELVARLRALMRRSQGIEDFRCGHLQLDMNQGLFLRSGRPLDIAPRESAMLRALITKPGRPVSKDDLYQAIFGDDASHQSDAIDLLAHRLRKRLAGSGAALLTMRGIGYLLVDELGHGSKDPA; this is translated from the coding sequence ATGAATGTGTTGTTGGTTGAAAACGATCTGGATCTGGTGGATGCCTTGGGGCGTGTACTCGCATCGCGCGGGTTCAAGCCGGTGTGCTGTGCCGACGGGCATGAAGCGCTGGCATGGATGCGCAAACGCAACTTCGACGCGGTCATCTTGGACCTGAGCCTACCGGGGCTGGATGGTCTGGATGTATTGCAACGCATGCGCGACCTTGGATTGCGCCTGCCGGTGCTGGTAGTCACGGCCCGCGCCTCCATCGGCGAGCGGGTCACCGGACTGACACTCGGCGCCGATGACTACCTGACCAAACCCTTCGACACCGAGGAACTGGTGGCTCGCCTGCGTGCCCTGATGCGGCGTAGCCAGGGCATCGAAGACTTCCGTTGCGGGCACTTGCAGCTCGACATGAACCAGGGACTGTTCTTGCGATCTGGGCGCCCTTTGGACATTGCCCCTCGGGAAAGCGCGATGTTGCGCGCCTTGATCACCAAGCCTGGCCGCCCGGTATCCAAAGATGACTTGTATCAGGCCATCTTCGGTGACGATGCCAGCCATCAGAGCGACGCCATCGACCTGCTTGCGCACCGTTTGCGCAAGCGCTTGGCGGGCAGTGGTGCCGCCTTATTGACGATGCGCGGTATCGGCTACCTTCTGGTGGACGAACTGGGCCACGGCAGCAAGGATCCGGCATGA
- a CDS encoding phosphoribosylaminoimidazolesuccinocarboxamide synthase: MTSALHTSALSLPLLARGKVRDNYAVGDDRILMVASDRLSAFDVIMGEPIPGKGALLTQMALFWFEKLGKNGADVCPNHLTGDAPESVVTAAEVAQVTGRSMLVKRLKPLPVEAVVRGYLAGSGWKEYQQNSAVCGVPLPAGLQNASKLPEPIYTPAAKAAVGDHDENITFEKTVEMIGLDLATQIRDISIQIYKVAAEFALTKGIIIADTKFEFGLDKDGTLTLMDEVLTPDSSRYWPVESYQVGTNPPSYDKQFVRDWLEQALVDGKPWDKTPPAPRVPREVIEKTADKYREALQRLTA, encoded by the coding sequence ATGACTTCAGCTTTGCACACCTCCGCCCTGTCCCTTCCATTGCTTGCCCGCGGCAAGGTGCGCGACAACTATGCGGTGGGCGACGACCGTATCCTCATGGTGGCCAGCGACCGTTTGAGCGCGTTTGACGTGATCATGGGTGAGCCGATTCCGGGCAAAGGCGCGCTGCTGACGCAGATGGCGCTGTTCTGGTTCGAGAAGCTGGGTAAAAACGGCGCCGATGTGTGCCCCAACCATTTGACGGGTGACGCCCCCGAGAGCGTGGTGACTGCCGCAGAGGTGGCCCAAGTGACCGGGCGCTCGATGTTGGTGAAGCGCCTCAAGCCCCTACCGGTCGAAGCCGTCGTGCGCGGCTATCTCGCGGGCAGCGGTTGGAAAGAGTACCAGCAGAACAGCGCAGTCTGCGGCGTGCCCTTGCCGGCTGGTTTGCAAAATGCCAGCAAGCTGCCGGAGCCGATTTACACCCCTGCCGCGAAGGCAGCGGTCGGTGACCATGATGAGAACATCACGTTCGAAAAAACTGTCGAGATGATCGGTCTCGATCTGGCGACCCAAATCCGCGACATCAGTATCCAGATTTACAAAGTGGCAGCCGAGTTTGCGCTCACCAAAGGCATCATCATTGCCGACACCAAGTTCGAGTTCGGTTTGGACAAAGACGGTACCCTGACCCTGATGGATGAAGTGCTGACACCGGACTCCAGTCGCTACTGGCCAGTGGAAAGTTACCAAGTCGGTACCAACCCGCCCAGCTACGACAAGCAGTTTGTGCGCGACTGGTTGGAGCAGGCCTTGGTGGACGGCAAGCCCTGGGACAAAACGCCCCCCGCACCTCGCGTGCCCCGCGAAGTGATCGAGAAGACGGCCGATAAGTACCGCGAAGCTCTGCAGCGTCTGACGGCCTGA
- a CDS encoding ABC transporter permease — MNTFHPWRTRRVIALWAALGAAAFVLLPWYFLQRGGLWEALPGLWGAAASANGWTHMTSHAHPWLGIGIVGLLLSASAIFASTPRHQGLLLCSGAGLGLAGLVISGFAIGMVGWTWDWLTALAGATDYTQPGMGWGAMVLIVSLLALLSIGVARLGGFKGDAFVAGAVLCCTALLALFVVYPVLKSLIGSVLNDEGLFSMGALWDRIGTARIWGLGCISGQGRCGVAWNTLGLALLTAMGTTFLGTLIALWAEREAKALAKPLNILAMLPIITPPFVVGLGLILLFGRAGLFNQFLEWAFGIEPTRWFYGFFGVWLAQLFAFTPIAFMIMRGVVQGVSPSMEEASQTLRASRMQTFWTVTLPLLKPGLANAFLVGFIESMADFGNPIVVGGQFAVLSTEIFFAIVGASLDPGMAAALSLILTVFALAVFFIQRRVLGKGSFTTVAGKGDAGLPMPLPAGIRKLCLGVAGPWLVFTLVVYLFAFAGGFVQTWGRDYTLTLNHFRTAFDVQWGEYGVVWAGTAWNSLFTTVSLAAMAAPLCAGLGLLIAWLLARAEFRGKASFEFSALLTFAVPGTVLGVSYILAFNVPPVELTGTGLIIVLCFVFRNLPVGVRAGTAAFKQLDRSLDEASLMLRANTLTTLRLVVLPLIKSALVAALVYSFVRSITTVSAVIFLVTAQYELSTTYIIGRVGNGDYGVALAYCTVLILLMSCSTLLVQALVGERKLGRRNTATAH, encoded by the coding sequence ATGAACACTTTTCACCCGTGGCGAACACGCCGCGTCATTGCCCTTTGGGCCGCTCTGGGCGCTGCGGCCTTTGTGCTGCTCCCTTGGTATTTTCTTCAACGCGGGGGCCTGTGGGAGGCCCTGCCCGGCCTTTGGGGTGCCGCTGCCAGTGCCAACGGCTGGACTCACATGACAAGTCATGCCCACCCTTGGCTAGGGATCGGCATCGTGGGACTGCTACTGTCAGCCTCCGCCATATTTGCCAGCACACCGCGCCACCAAGGTCTGTTGTTGTGCAGCGGCGCTGGCCTGGGTCTGGCAGGGCTGGTCATCAGCGGATTTGCCATCGGTATGGTGGGGTGGACTTGGGATTGGCTCACTGCATTGGCAGGCGCCACGGACTATACCCAGCCAGGCATGGGGTGGGGCGCCATGGTGTTGATAGTGAGCCTGCTGGCACTGCTCTCCATCGGCGTAGCACGTCTAGGAGGATTCAAGGGTGACGCATTCGTAGCAGGAGCCGTGTTGTGTTGTACCGCCTTGCTGGCGCTGTTTGTTGTGTACCCGGTTCTCAAGTCCTTGATAGGCAGCGTGCTCAACGACGAGGGACTTTTCTCCATGGGCGCCCTTTGGGACCGGATAGGCACTGCGCGCATCTGGGGGCTTGGATGCATCAGTGGCCAAGGCCGCTGCGGTGTGGCTTGGAACACACTGGGCCTCGCACTGCTCACCGCCATGGGGACCACGTTCCTGGGCACCTTAATCGCACTCTGGGCGGAGCGGGAAGCAAAAGCACTCGCCAAACCGCTCAACATTCTGGCCATGTTGCCCATCATCACTCCGCCGTTTGTGGTGGGCTTAGGGCTGATTCTGCTGTTCGGGCGTGCCGGACTATTCAATCAATTCCTAGAGTGGGCTTTTGGCATTGAGCCAACCCGCTGGTTTTATGGTTTTTTTGGTGTTTGGCTGGCGCAGTTGTTTGCCTTCACCCCTATCGCTTTCATGATCATGCGCGGTGTGGTGCAGGGCGTGAGCCCTTCCATGGAGGAAGCCTCCCAGACCCTACGCGCCAGTCGCATGCAGACTTTTTGGACAGTAACCTTGCCTTTGCTCAAGCCGGGCTTGGCCAATGCATTTCTGGTGGGATTCATCGAGAGCATGGCGGACTTCGGGAACCCGATCGTAGTCGGCGGGCAGTTCGCCGTGCTGTCGACAGAGATCTTCTTTGCCATTGTGGGAGCGTCCCTAGACCCGGGAATGGCCGCGGCCTTGTCGCTGATCCTGACGGTGTTTGCGCTTGCAGTCTTCTTCATCCAACGCAGGGTTCTTGGCAAAGGCAGTTTCACCACGGTTGCCGGCAAGGGCGATGCCGGTTTGCCCATGCCCCTCCCCGCAGGTATCCGCAAGCTATGCCTGGGTGTGGCAGGTCCCTGGCTGGTGTTCACACTGGTTGTGTACCTCTTTGCCTTCGCCGGTGGTTTCGTCCAGACGTGGGGGCGTGACTACACGCTCACTCTGAATCACTTCCGAACTGCCTTTGATGTGCAATGGGGAGAGTACGGTGTCGTCTGGGCTGGTACTGCCTGGAACTCGCTATTCACCACCGTGTCGTTGGCGGCTATGGCGGCACCTTTGTGCGCGGGCCTCGGCCTGCTGATTGCCTGGTTGCTGGCGCGCGCGGAATTCCGGGGCAAAGCGAGTTTCGAGTTCTCTGCACTCTTGACCTTTGCAGTTCCGGGTACGGTGCTTGGTGTCAGCTACATCTTGGCGTTCAACGTACCTCCGGTGGAGTTGACCGGTACCGGGCTGATCATCGTCTTGTGCTTTGTGTTTCGCAACCTGCCGGTAGGGGTACGTGCAGGGACTGCCGCCTTCAAGCAATTGGATCGCTCCCTGGACGAAGCGTCTCTGATGCTGCGCGCCAACACCCTCACTACCTTACGCCTGGTGGTATTGCCCCTCATCAAATCGGCGCTGGTAGCAGCACTGGTGTATTCGTTTGTACGCTCCATCACCACCGTGTCTGCCGTGATTTTTCTGGTTACGGCGCAGTACGAGCTGTCCACCACTTACATCATCGGCCGCGTCGGCAATGGTGACTACGGTGTGGCGTTGGCGTATTGCACGGTGCTAATCCTACTCATGTCCTGCAGCACCCTCTTGGTCCAAGCCCTAGTGGGTGAACGCAAACTCGGCCGCCGCAATACTGCGACAGCCCATTGA
- a CDS encoding ABC transporter ATP-binding protein encodes MRSGLEIRGVTKTYANGYRALHGVDVHIPDRRLTTLLGPSGCGKTTLLRLVAGLETPDEGQLIFHGEDVTSKSAEQRDLSLVFQSYALFPYQSVEENVCYGLRMQGLSAASQRERSAHALALVGLQGLEDRMPHELSGGQQQRTALARALALQPRILLLDEPLSNLDSNLRRHIREDIRALQQRLELTVLYVTHDHAEAMSVSDRIVVMQEGRIVQIGSPRDLYERPLSEFVAAFMGDAATFDAEVDTGGLVHLGPLQIGPHPGLRRGAVRIVVRPHAWRIAPASSAGLPGKVLRSAFLGSTTEVCVHTALGEILVLIPSQGAAYITGAPVSLFLSAQGVSVLLPSIFSNSLEPLVQH; translated from the coding sequence ATGAGGTCTGGCCTGGAAATCCGCGGGGTGACGAAGACCTATGCCAATGGTTACCGGGCGCTGCACGGAGTGGATGTGCATATCCCGGATCGCCGGTTGACGACTCTTCTAGGCCCCTCCGGATGTGGCAAAACCACGCTGTTGCGCCTGGTGGCCGGACTGGAAACACCCGACGAAGGGCAGCTGATCTTTCACGGGGAAGACGTCACTTCCAAGAGCGCCGAACAACGGGACCTCAGCTTGGTGTTTCAGAGCTATGCCCTGTTTCCCTATCAGAGCGTGGAAGAAAACGTCTGCTATGGCTTGCGCATGCAAGGCCTGTCAGCGGCGAGCCAACGCGAGCGTAGTGCCCATGCCCTCGCGCTGGTCGGTCTGCAAGGCTTGGAAGATCGCATGCCGCATGAGTTGTCCGGTGGCCAGCAACAGCGCACGGCATTGGCCCGCGCACTCGCATTGCAGCCCCGCATCTTGTTGCTGGATGAGCCCCTCTCCAACCTCGATAGCAACTTGCGACGCCATATCCGTGAAGACATCCGTGCCTTGCAACAGAGGCTGGAACTGACGGTGCTATATGTCACCCACGACCATGCAGAAGCCATGTCTGTCAGTGACCGCATTGTCGTCATGCAAGAGGGCCGGATTGTGCAAATCGGATCTCCGCGGGATCTGTATGAACGCCCCTTGTCAGAGTTCGTTGCTGCCTTCATGGGTGACGCCGCCACTTTTGACGCAGAAGTGGACACCGGGGGCCTCGTGCATCTGGGCCCTTTGCAGATCGGTCCCCACCCAGGACTTCGTCGTGGCGCTGTGCGTATCGTCGTGCGTCCGCACGCCTGGCGTATCGCACCGGCCAGTTCGGCCGGCTTGCCGGGCAAAGTCTTGCGAAGCGCGTTTTTAGGCTCCACCACTGAGGTGTGCGTGCACACCGCCCTGGGCGAGATATTGGTATTGATTCCGTCGCAAGGTGCAGCTTATATCACCGGTGCTCCGGTCAGTTTGTTTTTGTCAGCACAGGGGGTCAGCGTGCTGTTGCCCTCCATTTTTTCCAACTCACTCGAACCCCTGGTTCAACACTAA